A part of Aquaspirillum sp. LM1 genomic DNA contains:
- the sodB gene encoding superoxide dismutase [Fe] — translation MEHKLPELPYALDALAPTISKETLEFHYGKHHQTYVTNLNNLIKGTEFENASLEEIVKKSSGGIFNNAAQVWNHTFYWFGLSPNGGGEPTGALADAITAKWGSFDEFKKAFNAVAAGTFGSGWAWLVKAADGSLELVSTSNAATPLTGDKTPLLTCDVWEHAYYIDYRNSRPNYLEGFWKLVNWDVVAKNFA, via the coding sequence ATGGAACACAAACTGCCCGAACTGCCGTACGCACTGGATGCCCTGGCCCCGACCATCTCCAAGGAAACCCTGGAGTTTCACTACGGCAAGCATCATCAAACCTACGTGACCAACCTGAACAACCTGATCAAGGGCACCGAGTTCGAAAACGCCAGCCTGGAAGAAATCGTCAAGAAATCCAGCGGCGGCATTTTCAATAACGCCGCCCAGGTGTGGAACCACACCTTCTACTGGTTTGGTCTGAGCCCGAACGGCGGCGGCGAGCCGACTGGCGCGCTGGCCGATGCCATCACCGCCAAGTGGGGCAGCTTTGACGAGTTCAAGAAGGCGTTCAACGCCGTGGCCGCCGGCACGTTTGGTTCGGGCTGGGCCTGGCTGGTGAAAGCTGCTGATGGCTCGCTGGAACTGGTGTCCACCAGCAACGCCGCCACCCCGCTGACCGGCGACAAAACCCCGCTGCTGACCTGTGACGTATGGGAGCACGCCTATTACATCGACTACCGCAACAGCCGCCCGAACTACCTGGAAGGCTTCTGGAAGCTGGTGAACTGGGACGTCGTGGCGAAAAACTTTGCCTGA